In Quercus lobata isolate SW786 chromosome 12, ValleyOak3.0 Primary Assembly, whole genome shotgun sequence, a genomic segment contains:
- the LOC115970213 gene encoding uncharacterized protein LOC115970213: MFSSNEAQKSPGETSTLPEGEHTVSQTTLETTTTNNSNTATITTNPDNNGNNNGGGGTDRISIHFNHLKKLLEQMKSYLTELKTPSGDQRCKHHEDLQKKLQDLSEKENAPSAPKIPSSRLSDIRKEILKLNQQLISSLDSLSKENSPKSNNLQTSSGSNGRHSAVGELVNVHQGEFFSSCSFFREIQEFFYGLDRKSQFLLSCFTVFPENAVVKRRIFVYWGLGEVELRDAEGKSPEKIVDEILEEFQEKGLIKPAIKKRKQPQHVKSYRMDPLTLKGNPVVDENVSWPRSQRLCLQNIVEPDERKPSSGKDIKRTVSDQDLENAVTLFNVNEPFPDLELARLTKMKDKNVAQTKEPSAADWLSKMKSAKVVCLGSWPGSAKSHIEVQSREFLKGLTNMKDFEIGGQTGLKSLSFVSLQGISRIKELPRSIGPLRSLLILDLKECHNLEILSEEIANLTNLWYLDVSDCYLLADMPKGLEAQSELRVLKRFVISNRQKIRRSGTLHDLKRLRKLTINARRKDFPTGNDLSALQELGEGVLRNLTIVWGPAEPNKAPKSEAEIVEETKSAGTVPIVEIETLPRQLKKLDLQCFPKSTATWLTPESLPNLEKLYVRGGNLATLGESKWSQVKILRLKYLNELKTTWKNRKNLFQNWNTWRKSIALGSYSALATSMECG; encoded by the exons ATGTTTTCCTCTAATGAAGCACAAAAAAGTCCTGGAGAAACCTCGACCCTTCCGGAAGGGGAACACACTGTTTCACAAACCACACTTGAAActaccaccaccaacaacagcAACACTgccaccatcaccaccaacCCAGACAATAATGGCAACAACAATGGCGGTGGAGGAACGGACAGAATTAGCATCCATTTTAACCATCTTAAGAAGTTACTCGAACAAATGAAAAGCTACTTAACTGAACTGAAGACTCCTTCAGGTGATCAGCGATGTAAACACCATGAAGATCTGCAAAAGAAGCTCCAAGATTTAAGTGAAAAAGAGAATGCACCCTCCGCTCCTAAAATTCCAAGCAGCAGGCTTAGTGATATCAGAAAGGAAATTTTGAAGTTAAATCAGCAGCTGATTTCATCACTAGACAGTCTGTCCAAAGAAAATAGTCCGAAATCTAATAATCTACAGACAAGCAGCGGGTCTAATGGGCGCCACAGTGCAGTCGGTGAATTGGTCAACGTACACCAGGGTGAATTCTTCAGCAGCTGCTCATTTTTCCGTGAAATTCAGGAATTTTTTTACGGGCTTGATCGCAAAAGCCAGTTCCTTTTGTCATGCTTTACTGTATTCCCAGAAAATGCAGTGGTGAAGAGGAGGATCTTTGTATATTGGGGATTGGGAGAGGTGGAGTTGCGGGACGCTGAAGGAAAATCACCTGAGAAAATCGTTGATGAAATCCTTGAGGAATTTCAAGAGAAAGGCTTAATCAAGCCTGCTATAAAAAAGCGAAAGCAGCCCCAGCATGTTAAAAGCTATAGAATGGATCCTCTT ACTCTTAAGGGGAATCCGGTAGTGGATGAAAATGTCTCATGGCCACGCTCTCAAAGGTTGTGTTTGCAAAATATCGTGGAGCCGGACGAGAGGAAACCTTCTTCAGGAAAGGATATCAAGCGAACGGTTTCAGATCAAGATTTGGAAAATGCCGTTACATTATTTAATGTTAATGAGCCTTTTCCTGATCTTGAATTGGCGCGGCTAACAAAGATGAAAGATAAAAATGTGGCACAGACGAAAGAGCCAAGCGCAGCGGACTGGTTATCGAAGATGAAAAGTGCCAAAGTTGTTTGCCTGGGAAGCTGGCCGGGATCAGCTAAATCTCATATTGAAGTGCAGAGCAGAGAATTCTTAAAAGGATTGACAAATATGAAGGAt tttgaaATTGGTGGCCAAACAGGCCTGAAAAGTTTAAGCTTCGTTAGCCTTCAAGGGATCTCTAGAATTAAAGAGCTTCCACGTTCCATAGGCCCGCTCAGATCCTTGTTGATCTTAGATCTCAAGGAGTGTCACAATTTGGAGATTCTCTCAGAGGAGATAGCCAATCTCACGAACCTCTGGTACTTGGATGTTTCTGACTGTTATCTGCTAGCTGACATGCCCAAGGGGCTAGAGGCGCAATCAGAACTTCGAGTCCTTAAGCGTTTTGTCATTAGTAATCGGCAAAAAATTCGAAGGTCGGGCACTTTACATGATTTGAAGAGATTGAGGAAACTGACCATTAATGCAAGAAGGAAGGACTTCCCTACAGGAAACGATCTAAGTGCTCTCCAAGAGCTTGGTGAAGGAGTACTTCGAAACCTAACAATAGTATGGGGACCAGCTGAGCCAAATAAAGCACCCAAATCAGAAGCTGAGATTGTAGAAGAAACCAAATCAGCTGGAACGGTTCCTATCGTTGAGATTGAGACACTTCCACGGCAACTGAAGAAGCTGGATCTTCAGTGTTTCCCCAAGTCTACAGCAACGTGGCTGACACCTGAATCTTTGCCAAACCTAGAGAAACTCTACGTAAGAGGAGGAAACCTCGCAACTCTGGGCGAAAGCAAATGGTCCCAGGTTAAGATTTTACGTTTGAAGTACTTGAATGAATTGAAGACAACTTGGAAAAACCGCAAGAATCTTTTCCAAAATTGGAATACTTGGAGAAAGTCAATTGCCCTGGGATCATACTCTGCCCTTGCGACGAGCATGGAGTGTGGATGA